In one window of Drosophila ananassae strain 14024-0371.13 chromosome XR, ASM1763931v2, whole genome shotgun sequence DNA:
- the LOC6501918 gene encoding neurogenic protein mastermind isoform X1, with protein sequence MLSSHFNSAFALAMYEQQIQHQEPQQTHSKNQKKRSTTVTSNSDSSSSCNNSYIMLASAAATSAAARKRSRSASNGSKRNAGSGRKLTKSMSAGAQLQMAPQTTSALSHHHPNQQQQLQPPQQQPTPQPPPQQQHQHFANHHGAQQQTGQQEQQNPQQQAQQILTQPHLQHLQKHPHQLHQLQHQQQAAQQQQQLHQAQQQQHFHQQQQSLQQQGLQSHQGSSNPDSNMSTGSSHSEKDVNDMLSAGATPALQQQQQHPAFPPALGMQQPPPPPPQQHSNNGGVAGEISYMTSATTTANKQPRTPAERKRKRKLPHSSTEEAGSGGGGGSGGGGSGGSVNNSGLKGKSLAFRDMPKVNMSLGLVDRLGGGSGGGAGGAGSGGSGASGGSGSGSGGGKSARLMLPGSDNKKINDYFNKQQTGVAVVQGGGGGNPSGLRGSHTGGGSKSPSSGQQQQQQATQQTAAGGASGGSGSQVQVQTSSAYSLYPPASPQTQTPQQQQQQPGSDFHYVNSSKAQQQQQRQQQQQQQTSNQMVPPHVVVGLGHPLTLASIQQQQTPQQQQQQQQQQQQQQQQQQQQLGPPTTSTATVVPSHPHQIGSLGVVGMVGVGVGVGVGVNVGVGPPLPPPPPMGLPAAILTYTKATQTDIFLHQLEDRETELESIKVKLDEVTRLSDEQKCQILGNQKTIDQHKSHIAKCIDVVKKLLKEKSSIEKKEARQKCMQNRLRLGQFVTQRVGATFQENWTDGYAFQELSRRQEEITAEREEIDRQKKQLMKKRPAESGRKRNNNSNQNNQQQQAQHQQQQQNSNSNDSSQLTGGVVSGPGSDRLGGGAGVSVDSGLGGNNAGGIGGGGGAGVAGSGGGVGGVGAVGSGGGGGGRGLSRSNSTQANQAQMLHNGGGGSGGNVGNSGGVGDRLSDRGGGGIGGNDSGSCSDSGTFLKPDPVSGAYTAQEYYEYDEILKLRQNALKKEDADLQLEMEKLERERNLHIRELKRILNEDQSRFNNHPVLNDRYLLLMLLGKGGFSEVHKAFDLKEQRYVACKVHQLNKDWKEDKKANYIKHALREYNIHKALDHPRVVKLYDVFEIDANSFCTVLEYCDGHDLDFYLKQHKTIPEREARSIIMQVVSALKYLNEIKPPVIHYDLKPGNILLTEGNVCGEIKITDFGLSKVMDDENYNPDHGMDLTSQGAGTYWYLPPECFVVGKNPPKISSKVDVWSVGVIFYQCLYGKKPFGHNQSQATILEENTILKATEVQFSNKPTVSNEAKSFIRGCLAYRKEDRMDVFALARHEYIQPPIPKHGRGSLNQQQQAQQQQQQQQQQQQQSSTSQANSAGQTSFSAHMFGNMNQSSSS encoded by the exons ATGCTCTCTTCCCACTTTAATAGTGCATTCGCTTTAGCAATGTACGAACAACAAATTCAGCACCAAGAGCCCCAACAAACGCATTcgaaaaatcagaaaaaacgCAGTACAACCGTAACATCAAACAGCgatagcagcagcagctgcaacaACAGCTACATTATGTTAGCCTCTGCCGCAGCGACCTCGGCCGCCGCCCGCAAACGCAGCCGTAGCGCTAGCAACGGTAGCAAACGCAATGCCGGCAGCGGCCGCAAATTGACCAAGAGC ATGTCCGCCGGCGCTCAGTTGCAAATGGCCCCACAAACCACTTCGGCCCTAAGTCACCACCACCCcaatcagcagcagcagctgcagccgccgcagcagcagccgacACCACAGCCCCCGCCCcaacagcagcaccagcacttCGCTAACCACCACGGCGCCCAGCAGCAGACGGgacagcaggagcagcagaaCCCCCAGCAGCAGGCACAGCAGATCCTGACGCAGCCACACTTGCAGCACCTGCAGAAGCATCCGCATCAGCTGCACCAGCtacagcaccagcagcaagcggcgcagcagcagcagcagttgcaccaggcgcagcagcagcaacacttccaccagcagcagcagtcgctGCAGCAACAAGGGCTGCAGTCACACCAGGGCAGCAGTAACCCGGACTCGAATATGAGCACTGGCTCCTCGCACAGCGAGAAGGATGTCAACGACATGCTAAGTGCAGGAGCGACTCCTGCCcttcagcagcaacaacagcatcCCGCCTTTCCACCCGCCCTGGGCATGCAGCAGCCTCCACCGCCGCCCCCGCAGCAGCATTCAAACAATGGGGGCGTGGCCGGAGAGATATCGTACATGACGTCCGCCACGACGACGGCCAACAAACAGCCGCGCACGCCAGCGGAACGAAAACGCAAGCGGAAATTGCCGCACAGCAGTACAGAAGAAGCGGGGAGTGGCGGTGGCGGAGGATCCGGCGGAGGAGGCTCTGGCGGATCGGTGAACAACAGCGGCCTGAAGGGAAAGTCCCTCGCCTTTCGTGATATGCCCAAGGTCAATATGAGCCTGGGCCTTGTCGACCGTCTGGGCGGTGGCAGTGGTGGCGGGGCAGGTGGAGCAGGGAGCGGCGGCTCCGGAGCCAGTGGAGGCTCTGGATCCGGGAGTGGTGGCGGTAAGAGCGCTCGTCTCATGCTGCCCGGCAGCGACAACAAGAAGATCAACGACTACTTCAACAAGCAGCAGACGGGCGTCGCCGTCGTGCAAGGCGGCGGCGGAGGCAATCCCTCGGGCCTGAGAGGTTCCCACACAGGCGGAGGCAGTAAGTCGCCCTCGTccggccagcagcagcagcaacaggcgACGCAACAAACGGCGGCGGGCGGTGCAAGCGGTGGGAGCGGCAGCCAAGTGCAAGTGCAGACCAGTAGCGCCTACTCGCTGTACCCGCCGGCCAGCCCGCAGACCCAGAcaccgcagcagcagcaacagcagcccgGGTCTGATTTCCACTACGTTAACTCCAGCAAGgcacaacagcagcagcagcggcagcagcagcagcagcaacagactTCCAATCAAATGGTTCCTCCGCACGTGGTCGTTGGCCTGGGTCATCCCCTTACCCTGGCCTCCATCCAACAGCAGCAGacgccgcagcagcagcaacagcagcagcagcagcaacaacagcaacagcagcagcagcaacagcagctcGGACCACCGACGACATCGACGGCGACTGTGGTGCCCTCGCATCCTCATCAAATCGGCTCCCTGGGCGTTGTAGGGATGGTAGGGGTGGGCGTTGGTGTTGGAGTGGGCGTGAATGTGGGCGTAGGGCCGCCCCTGCCCCCACCTCCTCCAATGGGCTTACCTGCGGCAATCCTCACATACACCAAGGCGACGCAGACCGACATCTTCCTGCACCAGCTCGAGGACCGTGAGACTGAGCTGGAGTCCATCAAGGTGAAGCTGGACGAGGTGACGCGGTTGTCGGACGAACAAAAATGCCAGATCCTTGGCAACCAGAAGACGATCGACCAGCACAAGTCGCACATTGCCAAGTGCATCGATGTAGTGAAGAAGCTGCTGAAGGAGAAGAGCAGCATCGAGAAGAAGGAGGCGCGCCAGAAGTGCATGCAGAACCGCCTTCGACTCGGCCAGTTTGTTACTCAACGAGTGGGCGCCACATTCCAG GAGAACTGGACGGACGGGTATGCGTTCCAGGAGCTGAGCAGGCGTCAGGAGGAGATCACCGCGGAGCGCGAGGAGATCGACCGGCAGAAGAAGCAGCTGATGAAGAAGCGTCCCGCCGAGTCAGGACGTAAgcgaaacaacaacagcaaccagaacaaccagcagcagcaggcgcagcaccaacagcagcagcaaaactCCAACTCGAACGACTCTTCCCAGCTGACGGGAGGCGTGGTCAGCGGTCCGGGTAGCGACCGTCTGGGTGGAGGAGCGGGTGTGAGCGTTGACAGCGGCTTGGGCGGCAACAATGCGGGCGGCATCGGTGGCGGAGGCGGTGCCGGCGTCGCAGGCAGCGGCGGTGGCGTTGGAGGAGTCGGCGCCGTTGGAAGcggaggcggtggcggcggaCGCGGCCTGTCCCGATCCAACTCGACACAGGCCAATCAGGCCCAGATGCTGCACAACGGCGGCGGTGGATCCGGCGGCAACGTCGGCAACTCTGGCGGCGTCGGCGACCGGTTATCGGATCGGGGTGGAGGAGGCATCGGCGGCAACGACAGCGGCAGTTGCTCCGACTCGGGCACCTTCCTTAAGCCGGACCCCGTATCCGGGGCGTACACTGCGCAGGAGTACTACGAATACGATGAGATCCTAAAATTGCGGCAAAACGCACTCAAGAAGGAGGACGCCGACCTCCAGCTCGAAATGGAGAAGCTCGAGCGAGAGCGCAACCTGCACATCCGCGAGCTGAAGCGGATACTCAACGAGGATCAG TCCCGCTTCAACAATCATCCCGTGCTGAACGACCGCTATCTCCTGCTGATGCTCCTGGGCAAGGGCGGGTTCTCAGAGGTGCACAAGGCCTTCGACCTCAAGGAGCAACGCTATGTCGCATGTAAGGTGCACCAATTAAACAAGGATTGGAAGGAGGATAAGAAAGCTAATTATATCAA ACACGCCTTGCGGGAGTACAATATACACAAGGCTCTGGATCACCCGCGGGTCGTCAAGCTCTACGACGTCTTTGAGATCGACGCGAATTCGTTTTGTACGGTCCTCGAGTACTGCGACGGCCACGATCTGGACTTCTATCTAAAGCAACATAAGACTATACCCGAGCGTGAGGCGCGCTCGATAATAATGCAG GTTGTGTCTGCCCTTAAGTATCTAAATGAGATTAAGCCGCCGGTTATCCACTACGACCTGAAGCCCGGCAACATACTGCTGACCGAAGGCAACGTCTGTGGCGAGATCAAAATCACCGACTTCGGTTTGTCCAAGGTAATGGACGACGAGAACTACAATCCCGACCACGGCATGGATCTGACCTCCCAGGGCGCGGGCACCTACTG GTACCTGCCACCCGAGTGCTTTGTGGTGGGCAAGAATCCGCCGAAGATATCCTCGAAGGTGGACGTGTGGAGCGTGGGCGTGATCTTCTATCAGTGCCTCTACGGTAAGAAGCCGTTCGGGCACAATCAGTCGCAAGCGACCATCCTCGAGGAGAACACGATCCTGAAGGCCACCGAGGTGCAGTTCTCCAACAAGCCGACCGTCTCCAACGAGGCCAAG AGCTTCATCCGCGGCTGCTTGGCTTACCGAAAGGAGGACCGCATGGACGTGTTCGCCCTGGCCCGGCACGAGTACATCCAGCCGCCGATACCGAAGCACGGAAGGGGCTCGCtcaaccagcagcagcaagcgcagcagcaacagcaacagcagcaacaacagcagcagcagtcgtCGACGTCGCAGGCCAACTCCGCCGGCCAGACATCGTTCTCTGCCCACATGTTTGGCAATATGAACCAATCTAGTTCATCCTAG
- the LOC6501918 gene encoding homeotic protein female sterile isoform X5 encodes MMSAGAQLQMAPQTTSALSHHHPNQQQQLQPPQQQPTPQPPPQQQHQHFANHHGAQQQTGQQEQQNPQQQAQQILTQPHLQHLQKHPHQLHQLQHQQQAAQQQQQLHQAQQQQHFHQQQQSLQQQGLQSHQGSSNPDSNMSTGSSHSEKDVNDMLSAGATPALQQQQQHPAFPPALGMQQPPPPPPQQHSNNGGVAGEISYMTSATTTANKQPRTPAERKRKRKLPHSSTEEAGSGGGGGSGGGGSGGSVNNSGLKGKSLAFRDMPKVNMSLGLVDRLGGGSGGGAGGAGSGGSGASGGSGSGSGGGKSARLMLPGSDNKKINDYFNKQQTGVAVVQGGGGGNPSGLRGSHTGGGSKSPSSGQQQQQQATQQTAAGGASGGSGSQVQVQTSSAYSLYPPASPQTQTPQQQQQQPGSDFHYVNSSKAQQQQQRQQQQQQQTSNQMVPPHVVVGLGHPLTLASIQQQQTPQQQQQQQQQQQQQQQQQQQQLGPPTTSTATVVPSHPHQIGSLGVVGMVGVGVGVGVGVNVGVGPPLPPPPPMGLPAAILTYTKATQTDIFLHQLEDRETELESIKVKLDEVTRLSDEQKCQILGNQKTIDQHKSHIAKCIDVVKKLLKEKSSIEKKEARQKCMQNRLRLGQFVTQRVGATFQENWTDGYAFQELSRRQEEITAEREEIDRQKKQLMKKRPAESGRKRNNNSNQNNQQQQAQHQQQQQNSNSNDSSQLTGGVVSGPGSDRLGGGAGVSVDSGLGGNNAGGIGGGGGAGVAGSGGGVGGVGAVGSGGGGGGRGLSRSNSTQANQAQMLHNGGGGSGGNVGNSGGVGDRLSDRGGGGIGGNDSGSCSDSGTFLKPDPVSGAYTAQEYYEYDEILKLRQNALKKEDADLQLEMEKLERERNLHIRELKRILNEDQSRFNNHPVLNDRYLLLMLLGKGGFSEVHKAFDLKEQRYVACKVHQLNKDWKEDKKANYIKHALREYNIHKALDHPRVVKLYDVFEIDANSFCTVLEYCDGHDLDFYLKQHKTIPEREARSIIMQVVSALKYLNEIKPPVIHYDLKPGNILLTEGNVCGEIKITDFGLSKVMDDENYNPDHGMDLTSQGAGTYWYLPPECFVVGKNPPKISSKVDVWSVGVIFYQCLYGKKPFGHNQSQATILEENTILKATEVQFSNKPTVSNEAKSFIRGCLAYRKEDRMDVFALARHEYIQPPIPKHGRGSLNQQQQAQQQQQQQQQQQQQSSTSQANSAGQTSFSAHMFGNMNQSSSS; translated from the exons ATG ATGTCCGCCGGCGCTCAGTTGCAAATGGCCCCACAAACCACTTCGGCCCTAAGTCACCACCACCCcaatcagcagcagcagctgcagccgccgcagcagcagccgacACCACAGCCCCCGCCCcaacagcagcaccagcacttCGCTAACCACCACGGCGCCCAGCAGCAGACGGgacagcaggagcagcagaaCCCCCAGCAGCAGGCACAGCAGATCCTGACGCAGCCACACTTGCAGCACCTGCAGAAGCATCCGCATCAGCTGCACCAGCtacagcaccagcagcaagcggcgcagcagcagcagcagttgcaccaggcgcagcagcagcaacacttccaccagcagcagcagtcgctGCAGCAACAAGGGCTGCAGTCACACCAGGGCAGCAGTAACCCGGACTCGAATATGAGCACTGGCTCCTCGCACAGCGAGAAGGATGTCAACGACATGCTAAGTGCAGGAGCGACTCCTGCCcttcagcagcaacaacagcatcCCGCCTTTCCACCCGCCCTGGGCATGCAGCAGCCTCCACCGCCGCCCCCGCAGCAGCATTCAAACAATGGGGGCGTGGCCGGAGAGATATCGTACATGACGTCCGCCACGACGACGGCCAACAAACAGCCGCGCACGCCAGCGGAACGAAAACGCAAGCGGAAATTGCCGCACAGCAGTACAGAAGAAGCGGGGAGTGGCGGTGGCGGAGGATCCGGCGGAGGAGGCTCTGGCGGATCGGTGAACAACAGCGGCCTGAAGGGAAAGTCCCTCGCCTTTCGTGATATGCCCAAGGTCAATATGAGCCTGGGCCTTGTCGACCGTCTGGGCGGTGGCAGTGGTGGCGGGGCAGGTGGAGCAGGGAGCGGCGGCTCCGGAGCCAGTGGAGGCTCTGGATCCGGGAGTGGTGGCGGTAAGAGCGCTCGTCTCATGCTGCCCGGCAGCGACAACAAGAAGATCAACGACTACTTCAACAAGCAGCAGACGGGCGTCGCCGTCGTGCAAGGCGGCGGCGGAGGCAATCCCTCGGGCCTGAGAGGTTCCCACACAGGCGGAGGCAGTAAGTCGCCCTCGTccggccagcagcagcagcaacaggcgACGCAACAAACGGCGGCGGGCGGTGCAAGCGGTGGGAGCGGCAGCCAAGTGCAAGTGCAGACCAGTAGCGCCTACTCGCTGTACCCGCCGGCCAGCCCGCAGACCCAGAcaccgcagcagcagcaacagcagcccgGGTCTGATTTCCACTACGTTAACTCCAGCAAGgcacaacagcagcagcagcggcagcagcagcagcagcaacagactTCCAATCAAATGGTTCCTCCGCACGTGGTCGTTGGCCTGGGTCATCCCCTTACCCTGGCCTCCATCCAACAGCAGCAGacgccgcagcagcagcaacagcagcagcagcagcaacaacagcaacagcagcagcagcaacagcagctcGGACCACCGACGACATCGACGGCGACTGTGGTGCCCTCGCATCCTCATCAAATCGGCTCCCTGGGCGTTGTAGGGATGGTAGGGGTGGGCGTTGGTGTTGGAGTGGGCGTGAATGTGGGCGTAGGGCCGCCCCTGCCCCCACCTCCTCCAATGGGCTTACCTGCGGCAATCCTCACATACACCAAGGCGACGCAGACCGACATCTTCCTGCACCAGCTCGAGGACCGTGAGACTGAGCTGGAGTCCATCAAGGTGAAGCTGGACGAGGTGACGCGGTTGTCGGACGAACAAAAATGCCAGATCCTTGGCAACCAGAAGACGATCGACCAGCACAAGTCGCACATTGCCAAGTGCATCGATGTAGTGAAGAAGCTGCTGAAGGAGAAGAGCAGCATCGAGAAGAAGGAGGCGCGCCAGAAGTGCATGCAGAACCGCCTTCGACTCGGCCAGTTTGTTACTCAACGAGTGGGCGCCACATTCCAG GAGAACTGGACGGACGGGTATGCGTTCCAGGAGCTGAGCAGGCGTCAGGAGGAGATCACCGCGGAGCGCGAGGAGATCGACCGGCAGAAGAAGCAGCTGATGAAGAAGCGTCCCGCCGAGTCAGGACGTAAgcgaaacaacaacagcaaccagaacaaccagcagcagcaggcgcagcaccaacagcagcagcaaaactCCAACTCGAACGACTCTTCCCAGCTGACGGGAGGCGTGGTCAGCGGTCCGGGTAGCGACCGTCTGGGTGGAGGAGCGGGTGTGAGCGTTGACAGCGGCTTGGGCGGCAACAATGCGGGCGGCATCGGTGGCGGAGGCGGTGCCGGCGTCGCAGGCAGCGGCGGTGGCGTTGGAGGAGTCGGCGCCGTTGGAAGcggaggcggtggcggcggaCGCGGCCTGTCCCGATCCAACTCGACACAGGCCAATCAGGCCCAGATGCTGCACAACGGCGGCGGTGGATCCGGCGGCAACGTCGGCAACTCTGGCGGCGTCGGCGACCGGTTATCGGATCGGGGTGGAGGAGGCATCGGCGGCAACGACAGCGGCAGTTGCTCCGACTCGGGCACCTTCCTTAAGCCGGACCCCGTATCCGGGGCGTACACTGCGCAGGAGTACTACGAATACGATGAGATCCTAAAATTGCGGCAAAACGCACTCAAGAAGGAGGACGCCGACCTCCAGCTCGAAATGGAGAAGCTCGAGCGAGAGCGCAACCTGCACATCCGCGAGCTGAAGCGGATACTCAACGAGGATCAG TCCCGCTTCAACAATCATCCCGTGCTGAACGACCGCTATCTCCTGCTGATGCTCCTGGGCAAGGGCGGGTTCTCAGAGGTGCACAAGGCCTTCGACCTCAAGGAGCAACGCTATGTCGCATGTAAGGTGCACCAATTAAACAAGGATTGGAAGGAGGATAAGAAAGCTAATTATATCAA ACACGCCTTGCGGGAGTACAATATACACAAGGCTCTGGATCACCCGCGGGTCGTCAAGCTCTACGACGTCTTTGAGATCGACGCGAATTCGTTTTGTACGGTCCTCGAGTACTGCGACGGCCACGATCTGGACTTCTATCTAAAGCAACATAAGACTATACCCGAGCGTGAGGCGCGCTCGATAATAATGCAG GTTGTGTCTGCCCTTAAGTATCTAAATGAGATTAAGCCGCCGGTTATCCACTACGACCTGAAGCCCGGCAACATACTGCTGACCGAAGGCAACGTCTGTGGCGAGATCAAAATCACCGACTTCGGTTTGTCCAAGGTAATGGACGACGAGAACTACAATCCCGACCACGGCATGGATCTGACCTCCCAGGGCGCGGGCACCTACTG GTACCTGCCACCCGAGTGCTTTGTGGTGGGCAAGAATCCGCCGAAGATATCCTCGAAGGTGGACGTGTGGAGCGTGGGCGTGATCTTCTATCAGTGCCTCTACGGTAAGAAGCCGTTCGGGCACAATCAGTCGCAAGCGACCATCCTCGAGGAGAACACGATCCTGAAGGCCACCGAGGTGCAGTTCTCCAACAAGCCGACCGTCTCCAACGAGGCCAAG AGCTTCATCCGCGGCTGCTTGGCTTACCGAAAGGAGGACCGCATGGACGTGTTCGCCCTGGCCCGGCACGAGTACATCCAGCCGCCGATACCGAAGCACGGAAGGGGCTCGCtcaaccagcagcagcaagcgcagcagcaacagcaacagcagcaacaacagcagcagcagtcgtCGACGTCGCAGGCCAACTCCGCCGGCCAGACATCGTTCTCTGCCCACATGTTTGGCAATATGAACCAATCTAGTTCATCCTAG